ATGGCGGTTTCATGCCCAATGGCATCGGCGGCGTTATCGCTTCCTTGGCAGTCGTCATGTTCGCCTTCGGCGGTATCGAAATCATCGGCATCACCGCCGGCGAAGCCAAGAACCCGCAACGGGTGATTCCGCAGGCGATCAACGCCGTACCCCTGCGAATCCTGTTGTTCTACGTGCTGACCCTGTTCGTGTTGATGGCAATCTTTCCTTGGCCGCAAATCGGCAGCCAGGGCAGCCCGTTCGTGCAGATTTTCGACAGCCTGGGCATCAGCTCTGCGGCAATCGTCCTGAACATCGTGGTGATTTCGGCCGCAGTCTCGGCGATCAACAGCGACATCTTTGGCGCCGGGCGCATGATGTACGGCCTGGCCCAGCAAGGTCACGCACCGAAAGGCTTCGCGCAACTGTCCAAGCAGGGCGTGCCGTGGATGACCGTAGTGGTCATGGGCGCTGCGTTGCTCGGCGGCGTGGTGCTGAACTACCTGATCCCCAAGGACGTGTTCCTGGTGATCGCTTCGATCGCGACCTTCGCTACCGTCTGGGTCTGGCTGATGATTCTGGTCACCCAAGTCGCCATGCGTCGCTCCATGACCCGTGAGCAGGTCGCTGCGCTGCAATTCCCGGTACCGTTCTGGCCCTATGCGCCGGCCGCGGCGATCGTCTTCATGCTGTTCGTCTTTGGTGTACTGGGTTACTTCCCGGACACCCAGGCCGCGCTGGTGGTGGGTGCCGTATGGATCGTCCTGCTGGTGATTGCTTATAAACTGTGGGTCAAGCCGGCGGCCGCACAGCCGGTCGAAGTCGCCCGCGACGCTTCAACCTCTCATCGATAACCCCACGGAGGCCCGGGATGAAAACCCTCTGGCAACACTGTAACGTCGCAAGCATGGCGCAAGGCACCTACTCGATCATCGAGGATGCCGCCATCGTGACGTCCGGTGCGCTCATTGAGTGGATCGGCCCACGTCGTGAGCTGCCGTCCGATTACTATCCTGAGGTCCACGACCTCGGCGGCGCTTGGGTCACCCCGGGCCTGATCGACTGCCACACCCACACGGTGTTCGGCGGCAACCGCAGCGATGAATTCGAGAAGCGCCTGCAAGGTGTCAGCTACGCGGAAATCGCCGCCAGCGGTGGCGGCATCGCCAGCACCGTGCGCGCCACCCGCGAGGCCAGCGAAGATCAACTGTTCGCCAGCGCCGCCAAACGCCTGAAAAGCCTGATGCGCGACGGTGTCACCAGCATCGAGATCAAGTCCGGCTACGGCCTCGACCTGGCCAACGAAGGCAAGATGTTGCGGGTCGCCCGGCGTCTCGGCGAAGCGTTTCCGATCAGCGTGCGCACCACCTGCCTCGCCGCCCACGCCTTGCCGCCGGAGTACAAGGACCGCGCTGACGACTACATCGAACACATCTGCAGCGAGATGCTCCCGGCCCTGGCGGCCGATGGCCTGGTGGACGCGGTGGATGCGTTCTGCGAGTACCTGGCGTTTTCCCCGGCGCAAGTCGAGAAAGTGTTCATTGCCGCGCAGCAACTCGGTTTGCCGGTGAAATTGCACGCCGAGCAACTGTCGTCGCTGCACGGCTCCAGCCTGGCGGCGCGTTACCAGGCGTTGTCCGCCGACCACCTGGAGTTCATGACCGAAGACGACGCCATCGCCATGGCCGCCTCCGGTACGGTCGCGGTGCTGTTGCCGGGGGCGTTCTACTTCCTGCGGGAAACCCAGCTGCCGCCGATGGATGCTTTGCGCAAACACAAGGTGAAGATTGCCATTGCCAGTGACCTCAACCCGGGCACCTCGCCGGCGCTGTCGGTGCGCTTGATGCTGAACATGGCCTGCACCTGTTTGCGCATGACCCCGGAAGAAGCCCTGGCCGGCGCGACTATTCACGCCGCCACGGCGTTGGGCATGGAGCAGACTCACGGTTCGCTGGAAGTGGGCAAGGTCGCGGATTTTGTCGCCTGGCAAATCGATCGTCCCGCCGACCTGTCGTACTGGCTGGGCGGCGAACTGGAAAAACGCGTCGTGCGCCACGGCGTCGAAGTCGAGATTTAGGAGAGCAGCTGTGGATAAGGTTCTGAACTTCAAACAAGGCCGGGTGCCGCTGCTGATCAGCATGCCCCATGCCGGTACCCGTCTGACCCCGGCGGTCGAAGCCGGGTTGATTGCTGACGCGAAAAGCCTGCCGGACACCGACTGGCACATTCCGCAGCTCTACGACTTCGCCGCCGAGTTGGGCGCCAGCACCCTGGCGGCCGAGTACTCGCGCTTCGTCATCGACCTCAACCGCCCGTCCGACGACAAGCCGCTGTACGTCGGCGCCACCACCGGCCTGTACCCGGCCACGCTGTTCGATGGGATTGCATTGTTCAAAGAGGGGCAGGAGCCGTCGAAAGAAGAGCGCGCCACTTATCTGCAGCAGATCTGGACCCCATACCACCAGACCCTGCAGAGCGAACTGGCACGGCTCAAAGCCGAGTTCGGCTACGCGCTGCTGTTCGACGCCCACTCGATCCGCTCGATCATCCCGCACCTGTTCGACGGCAAGCTGCCGGACTTCAACCTCGGCACCTTCAATGGCGCCAGTTGCGATCCGACGCTGGCCACCGAGTTGGAAGCAATCTGTGCTGGCCACAGCGGGTACAGTCACGTGTTGAACGGGCGCTTCAAGGGCGGCCACATCACCCGCCATTACGGCAATCCGGTTGACAACATCCATGCGGTGCAACTGGAGCTGGGGCAGTGCACCTACATGGAAGAGTTCGAGCCGTTCCGTTATCGCCCGGATCTGGCGGCCCCGACCCAGGTGGTGCTCAAGCAACTGCTGCAAGGGATGTTGGCCTGGGGTCAGCAGCGCTATTGATTGGCGGTCTTCGTGATCGCGCATTTATGCGCGATCATTTTTTTGCTGTGAATCGAGGAATTGGCCTACAGCAAATTCAGGCGGATTTCGGCGCCATCCACTCTGAAAAAAAATATTGTCTGCGAGAGCTTTTTCTCTTTCACGCAATTAACTTCAGGAAGGCGCGTTAATGAAATCAAAATTACTGGTGTCGGCGTTTTTGATCCTTCTGACACAGCAGGTCCAGGCGCTTGATATCGAGCATTGCCCTCTGCCTCAAGTCATCAAAAATACCAATGGCATCTACACGGCGCTGACGATCAGCCGAAAAGGGCAATGGGTTGGCACCGCAACGGCGCCTCGCCCGAGTTCAAGCGACCGTTTTTCAGTCGATGAGGTCAAGACCTTTGATGGCGCAGTTTTTTATACGACACCGCAAAACGGGATCGCCCGAGGTGTGCTGAGCCGTTGCATGTACACAAACAGGGGGGGAGAGCGCCTGGACTTGCATTATCGTCCGGATGTTCGGCCTGACCTGGCCGTCAAATTGCTCGATATCAAAAAATGGCAACTGCAACCGGCGTCTGCCACCGGGTTGCAAACCTATCTTTGCAAGAGCAAAGAGCAGGGTGGGTGTGTTTTTGCCCTGATCGAATGATGTGACCAGCATCAAGTAAGTCGATTGACCGCCTGGGCATTGCGCAGGCGGCGAACCATGGTCGACGGGTGGTCACCGTTGCGCAAACCTGCTCGGGCGCACGGCTGACAAATTGTGACCTCGCACGGACATGCTCATTGGCGCTATTCGGGTTTATGATGCCCAACGGCAGAATAATAGAAGTCCCCCCAGGGATGACCTCGACCCCTTACGGAGCGCGCAATGCAGACTTTGTACCCGCAGATCAAACCCTACGCCCGGCATGATCTGGCCGTCGATGAAACCCACACCCTGTATGTCGACGAAAGCGGATCACCGGAAGGTTTGCCGGTCGTGTTCATTCACGGTGGCCCCGGGGCCGGCTGCGACGCGGCGAGCCGCTGCTATTTCGATCCGAACCTTTACCGCATCGTCACCTTCGACCAGCGCGGTTGTGGCCGCTCGACCCCTCACGCCAGCGTGGAAAACAACACCACCTGGGACCTGGTGGCGGATATGGAGAAAATTCGCCAGCACTTGAATATCGATAAATGGGTGCTGTTCGGCGGCTCCTGGGGTTCGACCCTGGCCCTGGCCTATGCGCAAACCCATCCCGACCGTGTCCATGGTCTGATCGTGCGTGGGATCTTTCTCGCCCGCCCGCAAGAAATCGAATGGTTCTACCAGGCAGGCGCCAGCCGCCTGTTCCCTGACTACTGGCAGGACTACATCGCGCCGATTCCTCAGGACGAGCGCCACGACTTGCTCGGCGCCTTCCACAAGCGCTTGGTGGGCAACGATCAGATCGCCCAGATGCACGCCGCCAAGGCCTGGTCCCTGTGGGAAGGTCGTACCGCGACCCTGCGTCCGAACCCGCTGGTGGTCGATCGCTTCTCCGAACCGCAGCGCGCGCTGTCGATTGCCCGGATTGAATGCCACTACTTCACCAATAATGCTTTCCTCGAACCGGACCAGTTGATTCGTGACATGGGCAAGATCGCCCATCTGCCGGGCGTCATCGTCCATGGTCGCTACGATGTGATCTGCCCGCTGGACAACGCTTGGGAGCTGCACCAGAACTGGCCGAACAGCGAGCTGCAAGTGATTCGCGACGCAGGCCACGCGGCTTCTGAGCCGGGCATCACTGATGCCCTGGTACGTGCGGCGAGCCAGATGGCGCGACGCCTGCTCGACCTGCCGCCGGAAGAAGCATGAAGGGCCTGCTGCAGCGCGTGCGGGGTGCGCGCGTCGAGGTAGCAGGGGAGATTGTCGGGGCGGTCGACCAAGGGTTGTTGGTGCTGGTCGCTGTCGAGCCTCAGGATTCCCGGGCAAGTGCCGACAAACTTCTGCATAAGCTGCTTAACTATCGGGTGTTCAGTGACGCCGAGGGCAAGATGAACCTGTCCTTGGCCGACGTTGGCGGTGGTTTGCTGCTGGTCTCGCAGTTCACCCTCGCCGCCGATACCAAAAATGGCCTGCGCCCAAGCTTTTCGACCGCTGCCCCTCCGGCACTCGGCGAAGAGCTTTTTGACTATCTATTAGGCAAAGCGCAACAGTTGCATGGCAATGTGGCATCAGGCAGATTTGGCGCGGACATGCAGGTGCACCTGGTCAATGATGGCCCGGTGACCTTCCTGTTACAGACCTGAAAGCGTTTGAAACATCTTTTCCGGCGTGTTTCGGGATGAAACAGGGGTTTTTCGCAATAAATACTTTGTTACCCCTGATGCGTTGTAACGCGGGCTACTAGATAATCCCGCGCTACGGGGATCAGCGTTCGTTGGCCCATTTTTGACTTAGGTAGAGACTTGTTCGCGACCGTTTGGGGAATCATTTTGCCCCATCGGAGTCGGAACAATGCTCGCCAACCTGGCATATAGATAGCTGGCCGTTGGTTTTTTGATCTGTTTTCGGCGAGGGTTGCTCGTGATTGTTAGTCCCTGTACTGCACCAAAATTGTCTGCCAAACGGTTGCGCAATGCACTGGCGACGGGCTCTGCCCTGTTGTGCCTGCTCAGCGCCGGCCAGCTTTGGGCATTCAATCTGAACGACGTGTCGGCCAAGGCGCAAGAGTTGGCCGGGCAGAAGTACGAAGCCCCGCGCAGCAATCTGCCGAACGAATTCCGCGAGATGAAGTTCGCCGATTATCAGAAAATTCGCTTCCTCACCGAAAAGGCCGAGTGGGCGGACAAGAAGACCCCGTTCAAGCTGTCGTTCTATCACCAGGGCATGCATTTCGATACGCCGGTGAAAATCAACGAAATCACGGCGAATACCGTCGAAGAGATCAAATACGACCCCAATCGTTTCGATTTCGGCGACCTCAAATTCGATCCTAAAGCCACCGAACAGCTGGGTTATGCCGGTTTCCGTGTGCTGTACCCGATCAACAAGGCTGACAAGCAAGACGAGATCATGACCATGCTCGGCGCGAGTTACTTCCGCGTCGTCGGCAAGAATCACGTCTACGGTTTGTCCGCTCGCGGCCTGGCAATCGACACCGCCTTGCCATCCGGCGAAGAGTTTCCGCGTTTTCGCGAGTTCTGGATTCAACAGCCCAAGCCGGGCGACAAGCACCTGGTGATCTTTGCGTTGCTGGATTCGCCACGGGCCACCGGTGCCTACCGCCTGACCTTGCGTCCGGGCAGCGACACCATTGTCGACGTCAAGGCGCAGATGTTCCTTCGTGACAAAGTCGGCAAGCTCGGCATCGCGCCGCTGACCAGCATGTTCCTGTTCGGCGCCAACCAGCCGTCGAAAGTCCTCAACTACCGCCGTGAACTGCACGACTCCAGCGGCCTGGCGATCCATGCCGGCAATGGCGAGTGGATCTGGCGTCCACTGAACAACCCGAAACACCTGGCCGTGAGCAACTTCTCGGTAGAGAACCCTCGTGGTTTCGGTCTGCTGCAACGTGGCCGTGACTTCAGCCACTACGAAGACCTCGACGACCGCTACGACAAGCGTCCAAGTGCCTGGATCGAGCCGAAAGGTGATTGGGGCAAGGGCACCGTCGACCTGGTCGAGATTCCGACCGCTGACGAAACCAACGACAACATCGTCGCTTTCTGGAGCCCGGAAACCATGCCGGAGCCGGGCAAGCCGCTGGACTTCGCCTACCGCATGCACTGGACCATGGACGAGGCGGCGATTCACGCGCCGGACAGCGCCTGGGTCAGCCAGACCTTGAAATCCACCGGTGACGTCAAGCAGTCCAACCTGATTCGTCAGCCGGACGGCAGCGTTGCCTACCTGGTGGACTTCGAAGGTCCGTCCCTGGCGGCATTGCCGGCCGATACCGATGTACGCAGCCAGGTCAGCGTCGGCGACAACGCCGAACTGGTCGAGAACAGCGTGCGCTACAACCCGGAAACCAAGGGCTGGCGCCTGACCCTGCGACTGAAGATCAAGGATCCGAGCAAGTCCACCGAGATGCGTGCAGCTCTGGTGCAGAACATCGTGCCGGCCGATCTGGCCAAGACCTCGATCCCGGCCTCCACCTCGTCGGTGGCCAAAGCTGACAAGGTCGCTGCGAAACAGGCCGAAAAAGCCGACAAGGATGCGAAAGCCGCCGAGGCCAATAAGGCCGAAGCCAAGCCGGTCGCGGATGCCAAGGATAAGGCCGACAAGAATGACGCCAAGCAGCCTGCTGCTGCCGACGCGGCCCCAGCCACACCGGAATCGGCGCCGACTGAAGAAGTCCTGACCGAGACCTGGAGCTATCAGTTGCCTGCCGATGAGTAATTCCCACGTACAGCCAGAGACTCTCAGCGAGTATTTGGCGCACCTGCCGATGACCGATGAGCAGCGCGCCGAACTGGCGGGCTGCAAGTCCTTCAGCGAACTGCATGAACGCCTGTCGTCTTCGACCTTCGACGCACCGAGCGAGGCCGCGCAGGCCTCGGTTGGCCGACGCCTGACCCTCAACTCCGCCGAGGAGCTGGAGGAGGCCGAGATGCTCGCGCTCGACGCCAGCGGTCGGGTCTGCCTCAAGGCAACCCCGCCGATCCGTCGGACCAAGGTCGTGCCCGAGCCATGGCGCACCAATATCCTGGTGCGTGGCTGGCGGCGGCTGACTGGCCGCACCAACCCGCCGGCGCCACCCAAGGATGAGCGGGTGTTGCCGGCTGCGCGTTGGCGCACCGTTGGTTCGATCCGACGCTACATTCTCCTGCTGCTGATGCTCGGCCAGACCATCGTTGCCGGCTGGTACATGAAAGGCATCATGCCGTACCAGGGCTGGTCGTTCGTCGACCTTGAAGAAGTCATGCACCAACCGCTGCTGCAGACCGCCACGCAAGTGCTGCCGTATGCCTTGCAGACCAGCATCCTGATCCTGTTCGGGATTCTGTTTTGCTGGGTCTCGGCCGGTTTCTGGACCGCGTTGATGGGCTTCCTGGAATTGCTCACCGGGCACGATAAGTACCGTATCTCCGGGAAAAGCGCGGGCAACGAGGCGATTGCGAAAGACGCGCGTACCGCGTTGGTGATGCCGATCTGCAACGAAGACGTGCCACGGGTATTCGCCGGCTTGCGCGCGACCTTTGAATCGGTCGCCGCGACTGGCGATCTGGATCGGTTCGATTTCTTTGTCCTCAGTGACAGTAACGACACCGATATCTGCGTTGCCGAGCAGCAGGCCTGGCTGGACGTCTGCCGCGAGGCCAAGGGCTTCGGCAAGATCTTCTATCGCCGTCGTCGCCGTCGCGTGAAGCGCAAGAGCGGCAACCTCGACGACTTCTGCCGGCGCTGGGGTGGCGACTACAAGTACATGGTGGTACTGGATGCCGACTCGGTGATGAGCGGCGAGTGCCTGACCAGCCTGGTGCGCCTGATGGAAGCCACGCCGGACGCCGGGATCATCCAGACCGCGCCTCGGGCGTCGGGCATGGACACTCTGTATGCGCGCATGCAGCAGTTCGCGACCCGTGTTTATGGCCCGCTGTTCACCGCCGGCCTGCACTTCTGGCAGTTGGGTGAATCCCACTACTGGGGCCACAACGCGATCATCCGCATGAAGCCGTTCATCGAGCACTGCGCCCTGGCGCCGCTGCCCGGTAAAGGCGCGTTCGCCGGTGCGATCCTGTCCCACGACTTCGTTGAGGCGGCGCTGATGCGCCGTGCCGGCTGGGGCGTGTGGATTGCCTATGATTTGCCGGGCAGCTACGAAGAACTGCCGCCGAACCTGCTGGACGAACTCAAGCGTGACCGTCGCTGGTGCCACGGTAACCTGATGAACTTCCGCCTGTTCCTGGTCAAGGGCATGCACCCGGTGCACCGTGCGGTGTTCCTCACCGGCGTGATGTCGTACCTGTCGGCGCCGCTGTGGTTCTTCTTCCTGGTGCTGTCGACGGCGCTGCTGGCGGTCAACACATTGATGGAGCCGCAGTACTTCCTTGAGCCGCGCCAGCTGTATCCGCTGTGGCCACAATGGCACCCGGACAAGGCCATCGCGCTGTTCTCGACCACTATCGTGCTGCTGTTCCTGCCCAAGTTGTTGAGCATCATCCTGATCTGGGCCAAGGGCGCGAAAGAGTTCGGCGGCAAGTTCAAGGTCACCCTGTCGATGCTGCTGGAGATGCTGTTTTCCATGCTGCTGGCGCCGGTGCGGATGATTTTCCACACCCGCTTCGTGCTCGCCGCATTCCTCGGCTGGGCCGCGACCTGGAATTCGCCGCAGCGTGACGATGACTCCACGCCCTGGAGCGAGGCGGTCAAGCGCCACGGTCCGCAAACCCTGCTGGGTTTCTTCTGGGCCCTGCTGGTGATCTGGCTGAACCCGAGCTTCCTGTGGTGGCTGGTGCCGATCGTCGGTTCGTTGATGCTGTCGATCCCTGTCTCGGTGATCTCCAGCCGTGTGGGCCTGGGCCTCAAGTCCCGTGACGAGAGCCTGTTCCTCATTCCTGAAGAATACAATCCGCCACAGGCCTTGCTGGCCACTGACCAGTACACCCACGAAAACCGTTGGCATGCACTGAACGATGGCTTCATCCGGGCCGTGGTCGATCCGCAGCAGAACGCTCTGGCGTGTGCTCTGGCGACTTCGCGTCACGGCCAGGCCGAGCCGATCGAGTGGCTGCGTGCCGAGCGCGTGCGGCATGCGTTGAAAGTCGGCCCTGCCGGGCTGAACAACCATGAGCGCCTGCAACTGCTCAGCGACCCGGTGGCTCTGGCCCGCCTGCATGAGCAGGTCTGGAGCGAAGGTCACGCCGAGTGGCTGGACGCCTGGCGCGGTTCGGTGAAAGCCGACCCCCATGCACCGTTGTTGCCGCTCAAACCCCTGAGCTTGCAGGCACAACCGGCCTGACGAAAAAACCCCGCATGCAGATGCGGGGTTTTTTTGTACCTGCAATTGGCGATTCTTCCTACTTACCGCAAAGGCAATGAACTACGACAAAAGCCTTCATCCTCTTTGTCCAAGTCGACGAGTGCGTTAGCATCGCTGCCTTCTTTGGTGCGCCTGGACAGCCTTCTGTCCTTATCTGCCGGATTTCCACACGAAAACGGCAATTTGCGTGCCTGACTACAAAAAGATTGGGGACTTTGATGATGAAGAAGTATCTCTCGATGCTGCTGCTTGGCGTCACTGCACTGGTAACCGTCAACGCCGCACAGGCTGGCGCCATCGATGACGCAGTCAAGCGCGGCACCTTGAAAGTCGGCATGGATCCGACCTACATGCCGTTCGAAATGACCAACAAACGCGGCGAAATCATCGGCTTCGAAGTCGATCTGCTCAAGGCCATGACCAAGGCCATGGGCGTCAAGCTGGAACTGGTGTCCACCGGCTACGACGGGATCATCCCGGCCCTGCTGACCGATAAGTTCGACATGATCGGCAGTGGCA
This region of Pseudomonas fluorescens genomic DNA includes:
- a CDS encoding amino acid permease; this encodes MQQPDKGLKRGLSARHIRFMALGSAIGTGLFYGSASAIQMAGPAVLLAYLIGGAAVFMVMRALGEMAVHNPVSGSFGHYASTYLGPMSGFILGWTYAFEMIIVCLADVTAFGIYMGFWFPEVARWIWVLGIVLLIGGLNLCNVKVFGEMEFWLSLLKVAAIVAMILGGFGIMLFGIGSASTEQATGVSNLWAHGGFMPNGIGGVIASLAVVMFAFGGIEIIGITAGEAKNPQRVIPQAINAVPLRILLFYVLTLFVLMAIFPWPQIGSQGSPFVQIFDSLGISSAAIVLNIVVISAAVSAINSDIFGAGRMMYGLAQQGHAPKGFAQLSKQGVPWMTVVVMGAALLGGVVLNYLIPKDVFLVIASIATFATVWVWLMILVTQVAMRRSMTREQVAALQFPVPFWPYAPAAAIVFMLFVFGVLGYFPDTQAALVVGAVWIVLLVIAYKLWVKPAAAQPVEVARDASTSHR
- the hutI gene encoding imidazolonepropionase; this encodes MKTLWQHCNVASMAQGTYSIIEDAAIVTSGALIEWIGPRRELPSDYYPEVHDLGGAWVTPGLIDCHTHTVFGGNRSDEFEKRLQGVSYAEIAASGGGIASTVRATREASEDQLFASAAKRLKSLMRDGVTSIEIKSGYGLDLANEGKMLRVARRLGEAFPISVRTTCLAAHALPPEYKDRADDYIEHICSEMLPALAADGLVDAVDAFCEYLAFSPAQVEKVFIAAQQLGLPVKLHAEQLSSLHGSSLAARYQALSADHLEFMTEDDAIAMAASGTVAVLLPGAFYFLRETQLPPMDALRKHKVKIAIASDLNPGTSPALSVRLMLNMACTCLRMTPEEALAGATIHAATALGMEQTHGSLEVGKVADFVAWQIDRPADLSYWLGGELEKRVVRHGVEVEI
- the hutG gene encoding N-formylglutamate deformylase — protein: MDKVLNFKQGRVPLLISMPHAGTRLTPAVEAGLIADAKSLPDTDWHIPQLYDFAAELGASTLAAEYSRFVIDLNRPSDDKPLYVGATTGLYPATLFDGIALFKEGQEPSKEERATYLQQIWTPYHQTLQSELARLKAEFGYALLFDAHSIRSIIPHLFDGKLPDFNLGTFNGASCDPTLATELEAICAGHSGYSHVLNGRFKGGHITRHYGNPVDNIHAVQLELGQCTYMEEFEPFRYRPDLAAPTQVVLKQLLQGMLAWGQQRY
- a CDS encoding DUF3757 domain-containing protein, translated to MKSKLLVSAFLILLTQQVQALDIEHCPLPQVIKNTNGIYTALTISRKGQWVGTATAPRPSSSDRFSVDEVKTFDGAVFYTTPQNGIARGVLSRCMYTNRGGERLDLHYRPDVRPDLAVKLLDIKKWQLQPASATGLQTYLCKSKEQGGCVFALIE
- the pip gene encoding prolyl aminopeptidase, yielding MQTLYPQIKPYARHDLAVDETHTLYVDESGSPEGLPVVFIHGGPGAGCDAASRCYFDPNLYRIVTFDQRGCGRSTPHASVENNTTWDLVADMEKIRQHLNIDKWVLFGGSWGSTLALAYAQTHPDRVHGLIVRGIFLARPQEIEWFYQAGASRLFPDYWQDYIAPIPQDERHDLLGAFHKRLVGNDQIAQMHAAKAWSLWEGRTATLRPNPLVVDRFSEPQRALSIARIECHYFTNNAFLEPDQLIRDMGKIAHLPGVIVHGRYDVICPLDNAWELHQNWPNSELQVIRDAGHAASEPGITDALVRAASQMARRLLDLPPEEA
- the dtd gene encoding D-aminoacyl-tRNA deacylase: MKGLLQRVRGARVEVAGEIVGAVDQGLLVLVAVEPQDSRASADKLLHKLLNYRVFSDAEGKMNLSLADVGGGLLLVSQFTLAADTKNGLRPSFSTAAPPALGEELFDYLLGKAQQLHGNVASGRFGADMQVHLVNDGPVTFLLQT
- a CDS encoding glucan biosynthesis protein G, which codes for MIVSPCTAPKLSAKRLRNALATGSALLCLLSAGQLWAFNLNDVSAKAQELAGQKYEAPRSNLPNEFREMKFADYQKIRFLTEKAEWADKKTPFKLSFYHQGMHFDTPVKINEITANTVEEIKYDPNRFDFGDLKFDPKATEQLGYAGFRVLYPINKADKQDEIMTMLGASYFRVVGKNHVYGLSARGLAIDTALPSGEEFPRFREFWIQQPKPGDKHLVIFALLDSPRATGAYRLTLRPGSDTIVDVKAQMFLRDKVGKLGIAPLTSMFLFGANQPSKVLNYRRELHDSSGLAIHAGNGEWIWRPLNNPKHLAVSNFSVENPRGFGLLQRGRDFSHYEDLDDRYDKRPSAWIEPKGDWGKGTVDLVEIPTADETNDNIVAFWSPETMPEPGKPLDFAYRMHWTMDEAAIHAPDSAWVSQTLKSTGDVKQSNLIRQPDGSVAYLVDFEGPSLAALPADTDVRSQVSVGDNAELVENSVRYNPETKGWRLTLRLKIKDPSKSTEMRAALVQNIVPADLAKTSIPASTSSVAKADKVAAKQAEKADKDAKAAEANKAEAKPVADAKDKADKNDAKQPAAADAAPATPESAPTEEVLTETWSYQLPADE
- the mdoH gene encoding glucans biosynthesis glucosyltransferase MdoH: MSNSHVQPETLSEYLAHLPMTDEQRAELAGCKSFSELHERLSSSTFDAPSEAAQASVGRRLTLNSAEELEEAEMLALDASGRVCLKATPPIRRTKVVPEPWRTNILVRGWRRLTGRTNPPAPPKDERVLPAARWRTVGSIRRYILLLLMLGQTIVAGWYMKGIMPYQGWSFVDLEEVMHQPLLQTATQVLPYALQTSILILFGILFCWVSAGFWTALMGFLELLTGHDKYRISGKSAGNEAIAKDARTALVMPICNEDVPRVFAGLRATFESVAATGDLDRFDFFVLSDSNDTDICVAEQQAWLDVCREAKGFGKIFYRRRRRRVKRKSGNLDDFCRRWGGDYKYMVVLDADSVMSGECLTSLVRLMEATPDAGIIQTAPRASGMDTLYARMQQFATRVYGPLFTAGLHFWQLGESHYWGHNAIIRMKPFIEHCALAPLPGKGAFAGAILSHDFVEAALMRRAGWGVWIAYDLPGSYEELPPNLLDELKRDRRWCHGNLMNFRLFLVKGMHPVHRAVFLTGVMSYLSAPLWFFFLVLSTALLAVNTLMEPQYFLEPRQLYPLWPQWHPDKAIALFSTTIVLLFLPKLLSIILIWAKGAKEFGGKFKVTLSMLLEMLFSMLLAPVRMIFHTRFVLAAFLGWAATWNSPQRDDDSTPWSEAVKRHGPQTLLGFFWALLVIWLNPSFLWWLVPIVGSLMLSIPVSVISSRVGLGLKSRDESLFLIPEEYNPPQALLATDQYTHENRWHALNDGFIRAVVDPQQNALACALATSRHGQAEPIEWLRAERVRHALKVGPAGLNNHERLQLLSDPVALARLHEQVWSEGHAEWLDAWRGSVKADPHAPLLPLKPLSLQAQPA